A window of Roseburia hominis A2-183 genomic DNA:
ACTATCTTCTTTTCCACAGGCACATACGAAGCATCCAATCAGAAATGCCATAATCAGCAAAATGCTTTTTTTCTTTAATGCCATAATATCATCCTTTCTTTCAAAGCAAATTTAATGTGCTTTTGCTATTGGCGGCAGTTCCAACTCTATTTGTTCTATAGAATTGGAAAGATACCTGAAAGTTCCGTCTTCAAATGGCTGGACCACAACCGTATTCCGAAAAGCGAGATCAGAATTATAATCCGGCCATACTCCATCCACGATAAGTGTAATCGTTCCATCCGCATTTTGGGTATAGTCAACTACTTCTCCGAAAGGTGGGTATGGACTGGCATAAATCATCTCATATTCATAGCTATTGCTGCCCTCATCATATCCACAATGCTCTCTCAACTGTTCTACCGATACCGGAAAATAAGTAGTCATTATCCTTTCATATTCCTCTGCCGGAATCTTCCAACCCTCAGTTTTCAGATTTTCCCCCGTAGAAATCCTATAAACATCTTCATACATACAAGGCATCAGAATGTCCTCCACATTGCTGCTATCCCAATCGGTAACGAGCAGATTGTAATTCACATAACTTAGTCCTGATATGTATTCTTGCGTTAATTCCCGGCAGTCTTCTGGTAGCGGTTCTATTCTCCAATACTGTCTCAAACTTGCATGTGCAATCACATATTCATATGCGTAGATAAAATATCCTTTTTCGGTCAGTTTAATCTCAGCCACATTACTTACCGAAGTTCCCTGTATTTCTGGCATACCACCTTCTCTCCACCGAATTCCTATGTAATAGGTCTGCAACTCACCTTTCCGATAGATAAAGGTAACTGCTCCAATCAGCCCATCTCTCTGTACTTCAAATACCGTAACCATCGAGTCTTGTCCATCCAGGTAATCTGCATAAAATGCTTCGATTGCTTCATGATTTTGCATAGCAGTATCTTCTTCAACACTTACCAGACCGGTTCTGCCCAATTGCTCCACCACAGCTTTCCTCTGCTCTTTGGTAAATTCGCCAATACCGGAAGAGTAGCTTGGTGCATCTGCAATTACAATATCCTTATAGATTTCTCTGACCGATTCTGCTGCTGACAAAACCGTACTCTGCAGTTGCTCCTTCTCCTCTTCTGTAAGGAGATCATCACTGGCTTGCGGAATAAACCAATATGCTGACTCTGTGGAAGTTTCCGCATTCTCGGCTTCTTCTGTTTCTGCTTCGCTATTTTCGATTTCTACAGGTGGCTCCCATACTTCTTCTGCCACCTTTTGCTTTTCTGTATGCAGTTCTCCCCAACAGACCACTCCGGCTATTACGAAAATCAACAGCAGCAAAATCGGAAGACCACATCTTCTAAGCAGCCATTTCACATCTTCCATTATTCGCCTCCGTATAATTCTTCCCATTCTTCTAACGTCAACCGTGGCGTATGCCATGTTTCCTCAGAATTATCCTCGGAGGGTATAATTCGATTGGATACATATTGTACCCCGCCATCCTCCAAAGGACGAACCACAACCTCGTGGGCATATACTTTGGAATTTCCCGAATATGGAAATACCACATTAGCAGTAAGTGTAATTGTTCCATCACTGTTCTCCGTATACCCGATTACTTCTGAATATGGGTATTCCGGATACTCTACTTCTTCGAAGCCTCTCGGTTTGTATTCATAGGTCGAATCCTCCGAATCATAGACAGTTTTGGATTGCAGCGTTTCACTATCAATATTGAAATATTTCATAATAACGCTTTCAAATTCCTCTTTTGGAATCCGATAAACTGCACTGACTGACAAATTGTCATCTGCAACATAAGGAACATACTGACCATTCACTTTTGGATAAAGAATGTCATACATATCATAGAAATTCAAATCCCCAAAATCTTCTTCACTCCAATCCACAATAAACATATTATTCTGTTCAAAGCTGATTGGAAGAAGATATTTCCGACTCAGTTCCCTATATGTTTCATCCAATGGCTGTACTCGTAATGCGGTATGCTCCTCTGCTCCACTCAATGTAAGAACGTATAATTCTTCTGAAAACCAGACACCAGAAAACATCAGGTAACCTTCTTCTGTATAATTCCAATACTCTGCTTGATACCTCCCAGTAACTTCTTTCTGTATTTCTCCATTTTCGTATCCATAATAGCTTCTGACCACATCTACATTTCCGTCTTTTGTGTGCAAATCGTATTTTACAAATCCGCCCAAATAGCCGACTTCAAGAATCGTTATATCTGCTTCTTCCTGTGCATCCACCTTTTCACAAAATTCCAGTACCTGCTCCGCTTCCGTCATATTCACTTGATTTCTGCTGTCAACAGCAGGATACTCGTTTTCTCCAAGACGATTTACAATACTCCGAATTATTTCCAAATCATCTAACTTATTTTCCTCTGCTGCCTTGTCATAAAGATCTATGCAGATGTTTATAATTTCTTCTTCATTCTCCTGTTCTTCTTCTGAAACGTCCTGAACATCAATTACTGTTTCCGAAACTGTATCTTCTTCCGGTGGTGTATCGCTACACCCCGAAATACTAAACATCAGTACAAAACTAATGACTGCTAAACCACTCTTCCAGAACCAGACTGTCTTTCTTAACAACATATCCGCTTCCTCCTCTTCCTTTCACATCTTCTACCATACTGATAATCAATATAGGACATTCCGTATCTTCTGCTGTAAAAATTGCAAACCATCCTAATTCTGTACCCGAAGTATCATCCTTCGATGCCTTTATTTCTGCCGTACCTGTTTTTCCTGCTAAAAGAATGTCATCTCGATGGGCTGCATATCCAGTTCCATTAGAATCATTCACAACCTTCTTTGTTCCTTCCAATACACGACTTGCTGTCTCGTTAGAAAAGGCACCCGGAATCCAATACTCAACTTCCGCTTCATTCTGATATACCAAATAAGGCTTTATTACATTTCCCTCATTACAGAAAGCAGAATAAATACATGCCATATGCAACGGGTTCACTAAAATCTGTCCTTGTCCGTAACCGCTGTCAGCTAACTGTATTTCAGTTTCAATGCCTTCTGTATTGGAATACTGAGATTCTGCCATCTTAATCTCAAATGGTAGTTCCTCATTGAAACCAAGCCGTATCAAAGAATTCTCCAACTCATCCGATCCAATCTTTAATGCTGCTTTTGCGAAATAAATATTATCAGAATAAATCAAGGCATTCTCTAAAATGACTGGTTCATACGCATGAAGCGTTGTTACATGATATGAACCCCACGATGCATCTTTTTGCCAACTTAATCCTACGTTCCCGTAATCTTCCATTGGATCGATTGCTCCTGATTGTAAACCAATCGCAGCTATAATTGGTTTGAAGGTAGATCCCGGACACCACACTTGCCGGAACCGATTATACATTGGCTTATTCTCGTCCTCGTTAAGTACAGTCCACTGCTCACTCGATAATCCCATAATAAAATCGTTATTGTCATAAGCCGGTGTGCTGACCAAAGCCAATACCTCTCCGGTATAATGATTTATGGCTACCGAGCAGCTTTTATCTTCCTTAAACTGTTCGTACAAGGAAACCTGCAAATCAGTATCTATCGTAAGCCGGATGTCCTGCCCATGCTGTACCAGGATACAAGCCAGTTCCTCCTTCTCTTTATCTTCCGAATTTACAATGTAAATCCTGCAACCGTTCTGGCCTTTCAGTTCTTTCTCGAACAAGCCCTCCATTCCGCTTCTGCCGATTACACTATTGGCTGTATAACCTTCTCCTGCATGTTCCTCTAAATCTTCCGCAGTAACGCTTTGAACATACCCGACCAAATGCGCAGCGGCTTCCCCTAATGGGTATTCACGCACTTCAACATCAGATATCATCACTCCGGGAATCTCCAGCAACTTATCATGCCTTTCTTTCTCCTTTAAAACTTCTTCCTCTGGACTGATAGACATTAACTCAATTTCTTCCACTCTTGGAATCGTTTTAATAGGTACAAAAGAATCATCCTTTACCCACTTTGCAGACAGGTTCTTTTCTAT
This region includes:
- a CDS encoding DUF6070 family protein — encoded protein: MEDVKWLLRRCGLPILLLLIFVIAGVVCWGELHTEKQKVAEEVWEPPVEIENSEAETEEAENAETSTESAYWFIPQASDDLLTEEEKEQLQSTVLSAAESVREIYKDIVIADAPSYSSGIGEFTKEQRKAVVEQLGRTGLVSVEEDTAMQNHEAIEAFYADYLDGQDSMVTVFEVQRDGLIGAVTFIYRKGELQTYYIGIRWREGGMPEIQGTSVSNVAEIKLTEKGYFIYAYEYVIAHASLRQYWRIEPLPEDCRELTQEYISGLSYVNYNLLVTDWDSSNVEDILMPCMYEDVYRISTGENLKTEGWKIPAEEYERIMTTYFPVSVEQLREHCGYDEGSNSYEYEMIYASPYPPFGEVVDYTQNADGTITLIVDGVWPDYNSDLAFRNTVVVQPFEDGTFRYLSNSIEQIELELPPIAKAH
- a CDS encoding DUF6070 family protein; translation: MLLRKTVWFWKSGLAVISFVLMFSISGCSDTPPEEDTVSETVIDVQDVSEEEQENEEEIINICIDLYDKAAEENKLDDLEIIRSIVNRLGENEYPAVDSRNQVNMTEAEQVLEFCEKVDAQEEADITILEVGYLGGFVKYDLHTKDGNVDVVRSYYGYENGEIQKEVTGRYQAEYWNYTEEGYLMFSGVWFSEELYVLTLSGAEEHTALRVQPLDETYRELSRKYLLPISFEQNNMFIVDWSEEDFGDLNFYDMYDILYPKVNGQYVPYVADDNLSVSAVYRIPKEEFESVIMKYFNIDSETLQSKTVYDSEDSTYEYKPRGFEEVEYPEYPYSEVIGYTENSDGTITLTANVVFPYSGNSKVYAHEVVVRPLEDGGVQYVSNRIIPSEDNSEETWHTPRLTLEEWEELYGGE
- a CDS encoding penicillin-binding transpeptidase domain-containing protein, translating into MKAKHRTKRIQRYRKMLGIIVLMLTITLIGVVVSATVLYKRKNACKTPDTILVEYMMHIPKQEYEEMYAMIDLESSGYISKEDFLKRNSTIYEGIEMQNMSIKNVEYVEEDKKVTYLTSFDTVAGTISFENEAFFINGEEGYKLVWDDSMIFPNLTSADKVRVSTTQAERGEILDRNGRVLAGKGTASSVGIVPGKLENREEAIAQIAGLLEITTEAIEKNLSAKWVKDDSFVPIKTIPRVEEIELMSISPEEEVLKEKERHDKLLEIPGVMISDVEVREYPLGEAAAHLVGYVQSVTAEDLEEHAGEGYTANSVIGRSGMEGLFEKELKGQNGCRIYIVNSEDKEKEELACILVQHGQDIRLTIDTDLQVSLYEQFKEDKSCSVAINHYTGEVLALVSTPAYDNNDFIMGLSSEQWTVLNEDENKPMYNRFRQVWCPGSTFKPIIAAIGLQSGAIDPMEDYGNVGLSWQKDASWGSYHVTTLHAYEPVILENALIYSDNIYFAKAALKIGSDELENSLIRLGFNEELPFEIKMAESQYSNTEGIETEIQLADSGYGQGQILVNPLHMACIYSAFCNEGNVIKPYLVYQNEAEVEYWIPGAFSNETASRVLEGTKKVVNDSNGTGYAAHRDDILLAGKTGTAEIKASKDDTSGTELGWFAIFTAEDTECPILIISMVEDVKGRGGSGYVVKKDSLVLEEWFSSH